TAATCAGATATACTACTTACCAACCAAAGTTTTTTATCAAAAGAAGGGTTCTAAGATCTATTCAAAATCGTCGAACTTGAATAAATTGAGCGAAAAAATTTCACTGCTAACAGGAATGACTTTGGTTTCCAACTTCATCTTAATCTTGTATTGATTCCTGCATGGCCTGTAATTACCATAGGTCTGTCCTACATTGAAATTATGGAATGACCAATCAGAGGCATCATAAtactactccctctgttcctatttaactgtccaggaagagaagaaacacacatattaaggagtgcaattaattttgttacttttcataaaagtattatttgatttCATATTTCACCCTTTAAAAAGTATATtatttttcctcatttattgttcctaCAAGGACATTtattggaaaaacatcatttaatactctcttgaaactctaagtggacagatatataggaacaaatttttttcttcaaagtggacagttaataaggaacggagggagtagtagaTAAGGAGGCAACGGTAGGATCAGAAAGATGAACAAATACCAAAAGTTAaacatataataaaaatatgataaattcaCCAAATAAGTGAGAAATGTAACAGTACCAAGGAGGGGAGGAGACAAAATTCTAGAAGATGATGAGGCAATGCAGTGGTGATGATATTTATCTTGTGAGGACCAGGGACGGAATAGAGAAAGTTGATAACAAATTCCATGATTCAATGGATTGATATAATTTTGGTTAAATGTGAATTAATGAAATGAAAtgttgattttgaaattttaaaagttcaaaattttgagaagGTGAAAGGGAGAGAAGAATAAAGGTAGGGGAAGGAGGGAGGCTCATTAGATGACACGTAGAATTTTAGAGAATTTAAGCCAATCATAGAATGACACATGCAATTGTGTGGTTCTGACTTTTCTATGCATtaacggtgtaaataagttttacataatcattcaatcacaaccttacATTTTACTAGCTCATAAATAATTTAGCTCATAAATAATTTTggatttaataatatttaaaataagaaatgaaaaatgtAATTGAATGaatgtgtaaaactttttacatttTCATTGCGTATAAATTAATCTCAAATAGATATACTATGGATGGATGGTTTTGAAGAATTGATTTTTCCTAAACATTACATAGTTTAAATATATGTGTTTGTTCCTAGATAACAAAGCCGACCTTAGCTCAGTTGGTAGAGCGGAGGACTGTAGTTGGTACAACAGAAATCCTTAGGTCACTGGTTCGAATCCGGTAGGtcggattttttatttttgaatcgCTAATTATTTTGAGTTTCATTTTATCCTTAACGTTACTTTTTGAATccttacgtttttttttttctccttagGTAAGTGAACATGTAATAAAAGGTAAACGAATAAGGGTTGGTGGGAGAAGTAAGATAGAAAAATTGACGATTTATAGTAAACCCACTGTTAGCATATGCTGAATGGAATCACTTTTTAATTggtactagtattttttacccgtatattcatttttgtttgtcgtttgtaatttttaaaaacttgtgttaattttattttgtttattcaAGTAATTATAAAAGTCACTATTAAGTGTGAGTAAGTTTGACAAACTATTGTTTTGTTGGATTAGAGGAGTATCCTACTGGTTTAGTAGGCATATTAACCTCTGATTTGAGTATTTCTCATTAATGAAAGCTCCAACTTTCTGTCAAAAAAAAGTCTAACATAGAAATAAAATGACAATTTTGAGCTGTTTATAAGTAAGATGATTCATACACCTAACGTTTTGAGGTTTTAGGTGAAATATGAGGTGTTCAACACACTTGTGTTTGTTGTTTACCCCAATGTGATGATGTGATGATCCCTCATAGTTCTAAACATATTTTTTGCCCTAACACCACCATGATATTAATGTTGCCAACTCAAACAGTATTGTGTCCCAATGAGACTATTTGAAATCAACGAAAAAACATATGAATATTAAGTTGAGTAATATCTCATTTACGATCTGAATatttgaatgaattttattgtCAAAATGAACCTCATAAATGTAGtagaaattaattttaaaaagaagaagaaggagaataaATTGGGTCATTTATAAGATATGAGGCAAATAAAGTAGGATATCAGTTACAAACCTTAATTGACGATAAAGCAAATAAGTAGGATATAAGTTACAAAGATAACTCTTTAATTAGATATTTATGACTCCATAATCATGATATTGTTTTGATCACAGTAATTAAATTGGGGTGATTTACAATATAAAACCATCTTATTTTTCATGTTCTTTATGTCTTTCATACAATAATTAATCCACTTAACGTTTGAAAATGTGAAgagttttaaaaaagaaaatgtgaagttttttttataatatgcgAAGTGATTAACATTTAAGGAAAGAAACTGAGTCTctaatgatagctcaagtggtaagagctggggGGCATATGGGTAGGGGAGAAGAAGGTCTAGAGATCGATCCCgagagggtgtaatttatctttcctatgtaccaaaaagaaaggaaagaatcCGAATAAAAAATATTGGTGGACATAAAAACAATATAATCCACTATTGGACACCTACATTTGTGATGGTTTTAGAACACTAAAAAGTGTATAAAAGGTTAAGAATCCAAAAAGAACAAAGGCATATAATAattgcaaaaaaataaaattcatagtGAAACGCATACAAATCAATGGACCAACAAATCTATGAAATCATATAAGAAAACCGGTAAAAAAAGTATGGACAAAGACTCAAAGAGGTATGTATACCTATAATTTAAGTTGTACATAAGATTGAAGGTTTAAAAGAACTGGAAAATATTGAAGGTTTAAAAAACTGAAGAATATTGAAGGTCTCTTCAAAGATTCTTAGGACCCCTATGTGAATGCATTGATTTTTACAATTAAGCTTAGTGAATCGATTAGGGAATGCAAAAGGACAATGAGATTCCTATGAAACGAACGGTCGTGATTGAATATGGGAGAATAATTTacatttttaccaaaataattatagtcaaattttcaatgtagtataaaaattgttaaattattattttacccTCAAGGTTGCGAAACTTCTTCTTTATTATATCTACAGAATGACCAAAAttcattataaatttaatttagatCTAATATTAGTTAACgggtaaaaaattatttaatttgttaatgTATCAAAACTATTTTGTAGATAAGTTTTTGACCCTTGTCTTTTTGTGTATAgcatgaaattttttaaaatttatattattttgttaTGATTATTAAAATAGAGTTtctaaattaacaaaataaagttaattttacttaagtataagaaaataaaaatttgaattttttttagttttgcgATAAATGCGTTTGACTTTTTTAAGAAGCgtaatatttatatttctttgtggttgttttttaaatattgaatgattgaattttgtttttatataaatatttacatttttttttgttttgcaatgtcctaacaaaacttaacaacctTCATGAATTTTAAAATGGAAAAATCAAATGAACACTACATGCTCTCCAAAAatcatcaaatttaaatttatcataaaggtagaagaattaaaaaaaataagaataaagaaTACTTGGAACTATTCTCAGAAACTGAACCCTTGTCCCTTGttgtttttcctttcaaaatTTCAGTGGGGTGCAGAGGAAAGAAGTCCAACGCTTCTTGGTTACTACATTGAATGTTATGATATGAGATCCTCTATTGCAGCCATCATATACCATTTGGTCATTATAGAGACTTGACATGGGTACAACCTTCTCAACATGACTCCTACAACCTACAGGTAGAAGCACCAGCGTGTCTGAGGTATACAATATGGGTCATAGAGGGCTGGGGGATAACCTTTCATGGAATTCTATGTTTTTTTAACAGGATGAACAAACAAACCAAAAGAACTCATTATGATTTTATGTGGGGgcataaataaaagaaatgataaatgaaaagaagaacacatgtaccacaacaaacaacatccATTCAAGGGCTATAGCAAAATATCTAAAGAAAATTACTTCATCCGTTCCAAaatgtaagttgttttagaatttgtactatattccaaaatataagttgttttgcaaaaccaatgcactttttttctatttcttccttatataccctcatttaatattatatctcttaattaccaccttcaattttcacctatcacaactctcactatccacttaaccaataataacatttctctctccttaatataacacaactttaaataggggtattttaatcaaaaaaattatcaataaatgagctcttaaacaatatgcacaacctaaaacaacctatattttggaacggagggagtaagtaGAAGTTGTTGTCATTGAAAAGATCAAccttataatttttcaattgaGCAAAGAGAAGTGCCTGCTTTCATTAACACCAATCTTCCTTAGGTTTTGAAATAGAACTTGGAAGATTGGAATGGTCAAAATaactaacttaaaaaaaaagatttcatTCTGATATAGAATGATTATATCAATCCAAAATAGTTAGAATAGACACATTCAAAACATGATATTCATAACTGGAACTTATGAGCTaacagataaaaacaaaaactaatgAGGTGATATTTgtttaaacaaaaaataattaaaagtgtatctttcatcatcatcatcatcatcatccttttTTGGCACATATTTGCTTGGTttataaaacttaaaaaatacTATATCATGAAATTCTTAATGAGGTAAATTTTTATAGAAACATAATGAGTtatgtttattattattattattattattattattattattattattattattattattattattattattattattattattattattattattataaccattattccattttttaattaaattaaatatacttGAACAAATATGTTAGTTTGTGAAAGTATCTTTTTTTTGTGGTAAAATAAATATCGatataaattttatgaaaatgcattaaaataaattaacataAGTGCATCACATGATGAACTATCATGATCGacacatcttcatcttcatcagataAAATATGACCGTGGTCGAAATTGTGTGAAGCTGCTTAGCAATTTATAAGGGGAGTTTATTAAAAATAtgctataatttaaattttcatgttGGTGTAAAGTCAAGACACTTGAAGAATCAATATCCTTCCGAGATCTAAAAGATGCATGGAATGTCCCATGCCCATTTTTAAACAATGCAATTGAGTTTCATCTTCGCTCATATCATTTTGAGTTAGACCAcctattgaatttttggattgaAATAGTGTGGTATGGTTTTAGTCAaatgttatattattttttaattaataaatatctagtagcaataataaaaaacataaattaaattaaataacaaaTACTTACTTCTTATATCATTGACACGGTTTCTATGAACTTGTGAATTTCGGCTTCGTGCTGAGGCCTTTACATGAGAGATACATATTGTTGTGCTTTGATCTGCTGCATTGTTTTGTTCAAATATTCCATTTAAAAGAATTTTTAGGGAATATATAAAAGCAATTTAGATAATCAAGCACCGACACAAAataagtgaattttttttgttttggaaacATACCATTTGAAATGTTAGGTTGTTGAATGCTTGCAGAAGTTCTTTCGTCGTTGACATGGTTTCTCTGAACTGGTGAATGTCTGCTTCGTGTCAAACCCTTTACATGGGAGATTCACAATGTGTTTTGTTATGGTATACAAATATTtacattgaaaagatttttttagagaatatataaaagcaatttaattaacaaaacatCGACAcaacataaatcaaataaaagttGTTTTACGATTAGAAGTGTTAGATTGTTGAAACCTCGCATAAGTTCCTTAGCTCATTTTATGTTAGAATTTGGCATTATATGAAAATGgtggattcatgaatgttaaACTTGTAGAAAAAATTggataaaaaaagaaataattaaaaaattgatatgtACGAAACTTACTTGTGTCGTTGGTCGAAGATCCATGATTTGATGAATTATACTTGCGATCTTCATCTTTCAGCCTCATTTAGAGGGCGATAAACAATGCGAAAGGGTGAGAAATCGTTTCAAAGGTAAAGATGTTTGAGTGGGAAATTGTGTGTtgagatgaagatttttttgttatttatatagTAAGCAAATGGGAATGGAGTTATAGAAGTGGAATAGTTTTTTCTCttggttttaattatttatttttgtgtcaTGATTAGATACTTTGATGTAGGATTTTAAACCAATATTGAAGGTTACAAATTTTTAAACTTCTTCTAAACTAATCTCTTAATTTATATGTAGCTTCTAAATtgcattaatatttttataaaaaaatgtgtgCTTATAAAAATATGTAGCCTATATGCACATGTaagacattttttatttattttctatgcAATAATAGAAAGCATATGAGAATATGATTGTAGAATATGAATGGTTGTTGTAACATCATTAGGTAATTTAAAGTGGGATGTTAaaggtttattttttttaacttcttataaattaatttcttaAATGTATGTAACTCCTAAATtgccttaatttttttaacttctcaTAATTCACTATTAGACACTTTTTTTTTGGCAAATCATTATTAGGCACTTTGATAAATCAAATGCTTGTGAATCAACGGTTGAGATTCAATCCAAgagaaataaattattttttactaaaatacccaTGCCAAACTTTcatagtttttaaaattaattgttgaaTGACTGGTTTGCCCCAAGGTTGcacaaactctccctttatatagtttataaatACGAGAAAGAGTAATAGACTAGTTAATGAATTGGATGGAAGATTGGAAGTAGTTATACATCACTTGAGGAGTCCATTTATCTCtgcttatttgaaaaaaaaatcatattttttgaactgtttatatatgattttgataaaataaattgaatttGAATAGCTTTTAGAATAACCAATTATTTTTACCAACttttaaagtgaaaaataatatttatatttgtagacaaacaAGATGTTGTTTGTTAGACTAAAGAAGATGGTGAGTGTCCCAATAGGATAActtaagtggtaggagttgtgggagatatgggttgggtagggtcGTAGGGGAAGTCCAGTGATCGATTCTAGGTGggtacaatttatcttttcgatgtaaacAAAAAAAGATGGTGAACTTGGTATTAGATTAACAATGCTTTGCTTAGGAAATAGCATTGTAGGTTATTGTCGGAAAGAGAAAAGTAAGGTGATATAGATCGATTTGAAAAGGaggaattttcaaaaaaaaaaatatctttgtGGTGGAAGGATATTTGAAGGGCATCAATTACCTCTAATGTTGGTCATGAACAGGGACATACCAACACTAAATGAGGCCTAAAACAAACTTTAGAGTGAGCCATTTTAAcctaaaaaatatttcttttcaTGTAATCACTTGTTGTTCTTATGCTCAGTTTTCTAAATCTATTTGGCAACAATGTCTTAAGTTAACTGATTTGGTGATTGTAACTTGTAAGGAAGGAGTGCATACTCTGAGTTTTCAGTCCTCGGGTAGAACTAAccactcagcaaacaataactGTCTCAGTTTGACAGTTTTCTTTCCTTCTCAAAAAGTAGTTTAAAAAGGGAATATAAACAACACATGACAAGTATTTGCATTTTAATGAAGGAGCCATATATCCATTGCCACAATACAAACTTAGAGCCAAGTCCCTTTGCACTCTTCACCATCAAAGTGATGTTACTAATAATTTACCACAGTGAATGGAATTTTCTTGTGGCATATTTCATTTTACTACCTGAAACTCTTCAATGCCTCCTTTTAAACAGTGAGGTGCTTTGAACATGTGACCTCATAGTCACATAGTACCAACTTAAATTACTGCAAGCTCTCATCTTGAGCAGGTCCCTTGGTATTTAGATAAATTTTTGATGATAATTAATATTGacatgcacaggaaaaatcaaTTTGCTTAATGCTCATAGAAATCATAAGATCATGGTGAACAAACCAAGTTCCACACAGTAAAGTTGCATAGAATGAAGACTcaatcatgaaaacataaaacaaacCAAGGGACAATTAACACCTAAGGCTTTGTTTTCTCTaatgatataaataaatgaaacaTTGAAAAGACCAAACAGAACAATTATCCAATGAGTTGTTGCTTTTACATGCAACTATGCATTATTGCTTCACCTCCTTGTCCGATTCCTGCTGGTCTGGGCAACAATTGCACTACTTCTATGCCCTCTACTGGAAATTGGTCCTCCTTGGCTAACTCTCAATCTTCTCCTAAAGTCTCGCTTGTTGTTCCCAAGTGCAGCTTTGGCAACATTATCTGGTAATATTTCGCGTGCTCTCTGACTCTTGAGTGGTTGCTTGTTCAGGTACACCAACTTTGGAAGGAGACTGGACACTGCCTTGCTTAACTGGTCATCACTCATGTTGCTTTGAATGGGATTTCCGAGCAGGTTAAGGGCCTGAAGTGAGTTGTAGTTTGCCACTAGTTGGCCTAATGCTTTTTTTGCCGTGATCTTGTTGAAGCTCAAGTCCAGAACTGTTAGCTTAAATAGCCTGTGTAACCCCTCAATATCACTTATCTTGTTCCCCCCAAGGTATAGCTCTTTGATGAGTCTGCAACTTGACAATCCTGGTAAATCACATAGTGAATAGTTTTATTGTAGAAAACACTTACGAATGAAGGCTAAGAAATTTGAGATGTGTTAAAAgcataatataaaaccattcatgtatGACTTCACCCAATAGTTTAAgtttttgggatagttggttcatgacataaTATCATAGCCTCTACAACTAAGTGGTCTAGAATTGGATCATTGTTAACCCGAATGATCTAATAAAAATGTTAAAGTTCAGCACAAGGTAGGTGAGGCCTATGCACTGTTCAATTTTCGAGTCCAATGGACCCTTACGTGAGTGAGCGGGATaaaagtataatataaaaccgtTAATGTATCCTCGCCCAACAACATCAGCTTTTGGGATCGTTGGTTCATGATAAGATGCACACTTCCATTGAGCATGAATTAATATAGACACTAACCTTGACCAATTCTTGAGATGCGGTTGTAACTTAAGTCAAGCACCCGCAACCGGGTTAATTCTTTGAGGCCCTCAAGGGTGCTGATCTTGTTTCTTGACAAATTAAGTGTATGAATACACTTCGGCAGAAATCCTGGTGAGATGTGCACTGTAGATAAATGAAGAAGTAAGTCAATCAACTGAGTTATATTTTAATTGATTGTGAATTAAGGGCTACATTTCTGTTCGAAAGCTTTACCTATGAAATTGTTTGATAGATTGACAGAGCGAAGATTAGTCAAGTGCGAAATAGCAGGGATGACTTTTATACCAACATCGGATATATGAGCAACAGATGAAGCCGGATTTAGACACTGGACCAAACTATTGGCATTCAAAATATCTCTGGAGAGATTTGCATCTAGATGATTCAGCTGAGATGTGCTTCTTGTCATTGATCGGCCCTCATTAGGAGTAGGTGGGAAGACAATACTTCTGGCATTGCCATAATCCAAATCATCCTCAGGAATTGGTTGCTGAATTTCAAGATCTTTCACCCATGCATCCACCCAGGAAAATTCTGATTCTGTTGAGAAAGCAAACCACTGGTTGCCGGCCCGAAAACTAGAACTTTCAATTTGTCTACTCCACCTTTGATCATCAATATTTTTACCAATGCTGCTTTTGTTGAAGGTTTCTGTAGTAATTGACTCGGATGATTCCGCATGTCTCAATGCCTTGCCTTGCTTAGGTTCAAAGGTGTCCGACGAGTACCCACATTTACTATTTAAAGCAGCACTAGAAGGAACAAGTGATGAATTTCTAGAGAAAGTTCTATGGATATTTCTGTGGCTCCACATGAAGAGCTTCCACCACAATTTTCTACTTCCAGAAGGGAGTATTTGACTTAAAGAATGTTGTTTCAACATCACTCTATCAGCACTTATGTGACTCATCACAGACTTTGACCTTTCTAGTTTAACCATTGGATTCGCTGATAATTCCTGAAAGTCCTCAAAAGACCCTGAGTTTAAAAGAGGCAAGGGTAGAGTTGTGTTCTTCAGTAAATCCCCTTTTTCTAGGTTAGAGCAGAATCGCTTGAGCTTTGGAGAAGCCCCGAAATCAGCCTTGACAATCCCAGGATCACTAACATGTCCACTTTGGATTATATCCACACTCTTTTGGTTGTATCTATCATTTCTCTCTTCCAATTCATTGCTAGCTTGGTTGGGATACTTCATCTCTTTATCTATTGAATCATGCTCTTTTTTCGTTGCCACAGCTTCCTGGTCTTGGAGATCAAAATCAGAGAGTTCCCTCTTGATTGAGAGTGAATCCTCATGCTCATCTTCCCCTTCATAAGCTTCGTCTACTTCAGCCTTCACTGGACTCTCACTCTCAAGACTCATAACCCTCACTTTGCACCTTGAATTGTTTTGAATACCATGGGGTACTGAAACATCAAAAGTGGTTGGCTCCAAATTACGCGTCGTCTCTGATGAAGTTCTTGTTTGTTGTAGCTTGACAAGTAGAGTGTTAAAGTCCTCTTTTGCAGGTTTGACACTCCCCTGAAGAAGCAAGCAAGATTGAAAGTAAATCAAGGTTAATCAAATGAATTATAAGAATCtcacaaaataaattaagaCATGATATCCAATTAACACAATTTTACCTTAATTGAGAAGCACCTTAACAAGGCCATCTCAGAAGATGAAACCTATTCTGATATCCTTTTTAATTCAGATAGTTCATCAAATGTTAGCCATAATCAATGGGAAGGCGCAAGACAAGAGATATGATCCTTTCTGAACAAAACTTGAAACTGGGAAACAAAAGACCAAAGCCTGTTCCAATTGAAGCAGATATATCTATAGAATTGGCCAGAGTTGTATATGCAACCAATCCTCCTCAAGTCAAATCTCCACCCAAAATTTATCTCTCATGATAGACCTACCCAATTGAACAACAATAATCAGATAATAACCAAATGTCACAAATATTCATCCAGAGAAAAATTCAAGAACCCCACCAGCAAAATCATATCACATTGTGAAATTCAACGT
This is a stretch of genomic DNA from Lotus japonicus ecotype B-129 chromosome 1, LjGifu_v1.2. It encodes these proteins:
- the LOC130730557 gene encoding uncharacterized protein LOC130730557 translates to MTQCFSLTETRNRCYRSTFTGSGLRSTITDLKDGTIMHCWVPATRNESKPNLLLVHGLGANALWQWGDIIRHLTPHFNVYVPDLVFFGGSYTTRPERGEEFQAECVMRVLEGRRVGKMTVVGLSYGGFVVYSLAVKYREVVERVVVCGSGVCLEERDIKEGVFPVCDLEEACSILVPLTPAKLRELVRYAFFRPPPVAWFPSCFLHDFIHAMCVDYVQEKRELIRAIAKDRKLSDIPKISQPTLIIWGEHDQVFPLELGHRLKRHIGDNAQIVVLKNAGHAFNVEKGKEFFSVLKSFLVDLQSPAESSLSKWQNNNPGSVKPAKEDFNTLLVKLQQTRTSSETTRNLEPTTFDVSVPHGIQNNSRCKVRVMSLESESPVKAEVDEAYEGEDEHEDSLSIKRELSDFDLQDQEAVATKKEHDSIDKEMKYPNQASNELEERNDRYNQKSVDIIQSGHVSDPGIVKADFGASPKLKRFCSNLEKGDLLKNTTLPLPLLNSGSFEDFQELSANPMVKLERSKSVMSHISADRVMLKQHSLSQILPSGSRKLWWKLFMWSHRNIHRTFSRNSSLVPSSAALNSKCGYSSDTFEPKQGKALRHAESSESITTETFNKSSIGKNIDDQRWSRQIESSSFRAGNQWFAFSTESEFSWVDAWVKDLEIQQPIPEDDLDYGNARSIVFPPTPNEGRSMTRSTSQLNHLDANLSRDILNANSLVQCLNPASSVAHISDVGIKVIPAISHLTNLRSVNLSNNFIVHISPGFLPKCIHTLNLSRNKISTLEGLKELTRLRVLDLSYNRISRIGQGLSSCRLIKELYLGGNKISDIEGLHRLFKLTVLDLSFNKITAKKALGQLVANYNSLQALNLLGNPIQSNMSDDQLSKAVSSLLPKLVYLNKQPLKSQRAREILPDNVAKAALGNNKRDFRRRLRVSQGGPISSRGHRSSAIVAQTSRNRTRR